The Tenrec ecaudatus isolate mTenEca1 chromosome 9, mTenEca1.hap1, whole genome shotgun sequence genome window below encodes:
- the LOC142456356 gene encoding small ribosomal subunit protein uS8-like: MVRMNVLADTLKSINNAEKRGKRQVLIRPCSKVIVRFLTVMMKHGYIGEFEIIDDHRAGKIVVNLTGRLNKCGVISPRFDVQLKDLEKWQNNLLPSGQFGFIVLMTSAGIMDHEEARRKHTGGKILGFFF; encoded by the coding sequence ATGGTGCGCATGAACGTCCTGGCCGACACTCTCAAGAGCATCAATAATGCCGAGAAGAGAGGCAAGCGCCAGGTTCTCATTAGGCCATGCTCCAAGGTCATTGTCCGGTTTCTTACTGTGATGATGAAGCACGGCTACATTGGTGAATTTGAAATCATTGATGACCACAGAGCTGGGAAAATTGTAGTGAACCTCACGGGCAGATTAAACAAGTGCGGAGTGATCAGCCCTAGATTTGACGTGCAGCTCAAAGATCTAGAGAAGTGGCAAAACAACCTGCTCCCTTCCGGGCAGTTCGGTTTCATCGTGCTGATGACCTCCGCCGGCATCATGGACCACGAGGAAGCCAGGCGGAAACACACAGGAGGGAAAATCCTGGGCTTCTTTTTCTAG
- the PURB gene encoding transcriptional regulator protein Pur-beta, whose protein sequence is MADGDSGSERGGSGGGSGPGGCGFQSQSRGGGEQETQELASKRLDIQNKRFYLDVKQNAKGRFLKIAEVGAGGSKSRLTLSMAVAAEFRDYLGDFIEHYAQLGPSSPEQIAAAASAEDGGGPRRALKSEFLVRENRKYYLDLKENQRGRFLRIRQTINRIGGSGGFGGGPGPGGLQSGQTIALPAQGLIEFRDALAKLIDDYGGEEDELAGGPGGGGGGPGGGLYGELPEGTSITVDSKRFFFDVGCNKYGVFLRVSEVKPSYRNAITVPFKAWGKFGGAFCRYAEEMKEIQERQRDKLYERRGGGSGGGDESEGEEVDED, encoded by the coding sequence ATGGCGGACGGTGACAGCGGCAGCGagcgcggcggcagcggcgggggCAGCGGGCCCGGGGGTTGCGGCTTCCAGTCccagtcccgcggcggcggcgagcAGGAGACCCAGGAGCTGGCCTCTAAGCGCCTCGACATCCAGAACAAGCGCTTCTACCTGGACGTGAAGCAGAACGCCAAGGGCCGCTTCCTGAAGATCGCCGAGGTGGGCGCCGGGGGCTCCAAGAGCCGCCTCACGCTCTCCATGGCCGTGGCCGCCGAGTTCCGCGACTACCTGGGGGACTTCATCGAACACTATGCGCAGCTGGGGCCCAGCAGCCCCGAGCAGATCGCGGCGGCGGCGAGCGCCGAGGACGGCGGCGGGCCCCGGCGGGCGCTCAAGAGTGAGTTTCTGGTGCGGGAGAACCGCaagtactacctggacctcaaggAGAACCAGCGCGGCCGCTTCCTGCGCATCCGCCAGACCATCAACCGCATCGGGGGCAGCGGCGGCTTCGGCGGGGGCCCGGGGCCCGGGGGCCTGCAGAGCGGCCAGACCATCGCCCTGCCCGCCCAGGGCCTCATCGAGTTCCGCGACGCGCTGGCCAAGCTCATCGACGACTACGGCGGCGAGGAGGACGAGCTGGCCGGGGGCCCGGGAGGCGGCGGGGGCGGCCCCGGCGGGGGCCTGTACGGGGAGCTCCCCGAAGGCACCTCCATCACTGTGGACTCGAAGCGCTTCTTCTTCGACGTGGGCTGCAACAAGTACGGCGTGTTCCTGCGAGTGAGTGAGGTGAAGCCGTCCTACCGCAATGCCATCACCGTCCCCTTCAAGGCCTGGGGCAAATTTGGAGGTGCTTTTTGCCGCTATGCTGAGGAGATGAAAGAAATCCAGGAGCGCCAGAGGGATAAGCTTTACGAACGACGTGGTGGGGGCAGCGGCGGGGGAGACGAGTCTGAAGGTGAAGAGGTGGATGAGGATTGA